The following coding sequences are from one Microtus pennsylvanicus isolate mMicPen1 chromosome 1, mMicPen1.hap1, whole genome shotgun sequence window:
- the Oas3 gene encoding 2'-5'-oligoadenylate synthase 3 isoform X2, with translation MDLYQSPASALDKLVAHNLQPSPEFTAAVRGALGSLDTALRKQGAPGSQRARVIRIAKGGAYARGTALRGGCDAELVIFLNCFRSFGDQKTGRTETLGALRASLESWGRHPGPGLIFQFSEPKAAGVLQFRLMSADQKNWMDVSLVPAFDVLGQPRPGVKPTPEVYSSLLSTGCRDGEHAACFTELRRDFVNTRPIKLKNLILLVKHWYGQVQTQETTRSTRATRAMLPPSYALELLTIFAWEQGCRKDNFSLAQGLRTILALIQQNKDLCIYWTENYGFQDPVVGEFLRRQLQRPRPVILDPADPTWDVGNGTAWRWDVLAKEAESCLNQRCFRQPSGAPEQPWEGPGLPCAGILGLGHPIQQDNPDHNTVCPRVSPQTLNPAPALLTSATKEPAMPNTTAYKISKNLEKIPSKELDSFIQNHLRPSPQFQQQVRQAIDTILRCLREKCEHKASRVSKGGSFGRGTDLRGDCDVELVIFYKVLRDFKGQRSQQAEILCDIRTQLQSWWQGPVHGLSLQFTEQNRPSTLQLRLVSTDLSSWADISVVPAFDAVGQLNSGDIPQPQVYSSLLSSGCQAGEHAACFAELRRNFVNNRPVKLKNLMLLVKHWYHQVATRDKGGEAAGAALPPAYALELLTIFAWDQGCGKPGFSMAEGLRTILRLVQQYRSLCVYWTVNYSIQDPALRAHLLSQLQKARPLILDPADPTWNVGQGSWELLAREAAALESQVCLQSRDGTPVPPWDVMPALLHQTPAGDLDKFISEFLQPDRHFLDQVKKAVDTICSFLKENCFRNSPIKVLKVVKGGSSAKGTALQGRSDADLVVFLSCFRQFSEQGSHRAEVISEIRAQLEACQQKQKFDVKFEISNRKNPRVLSFSLTSQTLLDQSVDFDVLPAFDALGQLRPGSRPDPQVYKDLIHSYSNAGEFSTCFTELQRDFISTRPTKLKSLIRLVKHWYQQCNKMVQGKGSLPPQHGLELLTVYAWEQGSQNPQFNMAEGFRTVLELVGQYRQLCIYWTVNYNAEDKAIGDFLKLQLHKPRPIILDPADPTGNLGRNARWDLLAQEAAACTSALCCMDKDGTPIKPWLVKASV, from the exons ATGGACCTGTACCAGTCGCCAGCCAGTGCTCTGGACAAACTTGTGGCCCACAACCTGCAACCATCCCCTGAGTTCACGGCAGCGGTGCGGGGTGCTCTGGGGTCCTTGGACACCGCCCTACGGAAGCAGGGAGCCCCAGGGTCACAGAGAGCAAGGGTGATAAGGATCGCCAAG GGAGGAGCCTACGCCCGGGGCACAGCTCTCAGGGGTGGCTGTGATGCAGAACTTGTCATCTTCCTCAACTGCTTCAGGAGCTTTGGGGACCAGAAGACCGGACGCACAGAGACCCTGGGTGCCTTGCGGGCATCGCTGGAGTCCTGGGGACGCCACCCTGGGCCTGGActgatctttcagttttctgAGCCAAAGGCGGCTGGCGTCTTGCAGTTCCGGCTGATGTCAGCAGATCAGAAAAACTGGATGGATGTTAGCCTGGTGCCTGCCTTTGATGTGCTGG GACAGCCCCGCCCTGGAGTCAAGCCCACACCTGAGGTAtactcctccctcctcagcactGGCTGCCGGGATGGGGAGCACGCAGCCTGCTTCACAGAACTCCGAAGGGACTTTGTGAACACTCGTCCAATCAAGCTTAAGAACTTAATCCTGCTGGTCAAACACTGGTACGGCCAG GTGCAGACGCAGGAGACCACGAGGTCCACGAGGGCCACGAGGGCCATGCTGCCCCCTAGTTATGCCCTGGAGCTGCTCACTATCTTTGCCTGGGAGCAAGGCTGCAGGAAGGACAACTTCAGCCTGGCCCAAGGGCTCCGGACCATCCTGGCCTTGATCCAACAGAACAAGGACCTCTGTATTTACTGGACAGAAAACTATGGCTTCCAGGACCCTGTGGTTGGGGAGTTCTTGCGAAGGCAGCTTCAGAGACCCAG gcccgTGATCCTGGATCCAGCTGACCCAACTTGGGACGTGGGCAACGGGACAGCCTGGCGCTGGGATGTGCTGGCCAAGGAGGCTGAGTCCTGCCTTAATCAGCGATGCTTCCGGCAGCCCTCCGGAGCCCCTGAGCAGCCTTGGGAGGGGCCG GGCCTGCCATGTGCTGGCATCTTGGGTTTGGGCCACCCCATCCAACAAGACAACCCAGACCACAACACTGTGTGTCCAAGAGTCAGCCCGCAGACTTTGAATCCAGCTCCAGCACTGCTGACATCAGCCACCAAGGAACCTGCCATGCCAAACACAACAGCCTATAAAATCAGCAAGAACCTCGAAAAG ATCCCCAGCAAGGAGCTGGACTCCTTCATCCAGAACCACCTGAGACCAAGTCCCCAGTTCCAGCAGCAGGTGAGACAGGCCATTGACACCATCCTGCGTTGCCTCCGGGAGAAGTGTGAGCACAAAGCCTCCAGGGTCAGCAAG GGCGGCTCTTTTGGCCGCGGCACAGACCTCAGGGGTGACTGCGATGTGGAGCTTGTCATCTTTTACAAAGTCCTCAGGGACTTCAAGGGCCAAAGGTCCCAACAAGCAGAGATTCTGTGTGACATTCGGACCCAGCTGCAGTCCTGGTGGCAGGGACCAGTGCATGGACTGAGCCTCCAGTTCACTGAACAGAATAGACCCAGCACTCTGCAGCTCCGGCTGGTGTCCACAGACCTCAGCAGCTGGGCAGACATCAGTGTGGTACCTGCTTTTGATGCTGTGG GGCAGCTGAATTCTGGCGACATACCTCAGCCGCAGGTGtactcctccctcctcagcagcGGCTGCCAGGCCGGGGAGCACGCAGCCTGCTTTGCAGAGCTGCGAAGGAACTTTGTGAACAATCGCCCCGTCAAGCTTAAGAACCTGATGCTCCTGGTCAAACACTGGTACCACCAG GTTGCCACTCGAGATaaaggaggagaagcagcaggtGCTGCTCTGCCCCCAGCCTATGCCCTAGAGCTCCTGACAATCTTTGCCTGGGATCAAGGCTGTGGGAAACCAGGGTTCAGCATGGCTGAAGGCCTGCGGACCATCCTGAGGCTGGTCCAGCAGTATCGGTCACTCTGTGTctactggacagtcaactacagcatacaggaCCCGGCCCTCAGAGCGCATCTTCTCAGCCAGCTTCAGAAAGCCAG GCCTCTAATCCTGGACCCTGCGGACCCCACCTGGAACGTGGGCCAGGGCAGCTGGGAACTGTTAGCTCGGGAGGCAGCAGCTCTGGAGTCACAAGTTTGCCTTCAGAGCAGAGATGGGACTCCTGTCCCACCCTGGGATGTGATG CCAGCCCTTCTTCACCAGACCCCAGCTGGGGACCTGGACAAGTTCATCAGTGAATTCCTCCAGCCCGACCGCCATTTCCTGGATCAAGTAAAGAAAGCCGTAGATACCATATGCTCCTTCCTGAAGGAAAACTGCTTCCGGAATTCTCCCATCAAGGTGCTCAAGGTGGTTAAG GGCGGTTCTTCTGCCAAAGGCACAGCTCTACAAGGGCGCTCGGATGCCGACCTTGTGGTGTTCCTCAGCTGCTTCCGCCAGTTCTCTGAGCAAGGCAGCCACCGGGCAGAGGTCATCTCGGAGATCCGGGCGCAGCTGGAGGCGTGCCAGCAGAAGCAGAAGTTCGATGTCAAGTTTGAGATCTCCAATAGGAAGAATCCCCGAGTTCTCAGCTTCTCCCTGACATCCCAGACACTGCTGGACCAGAGTGTGGACTTTGACGTGCTGCCAGCCTTCGACGCCCTCG GCCAGTTGAGGCCCGGCTCGAGGCCTGATCCCCAGGTCTACAAGGACCTAATCCACAGCTACAGCAATGCAGGCGAGTTCTCTACCTGCTTCACGGAGCTGCAGCGTGACTTCATTAGCACCCGTCCCACCAAACTCAAGAGCTTGATCCGGCTGGTGAAGCACTGGTACCAACAG TGCAACAAGATGGTCCAGGGGAAGGGCTCCTTGCCACCCCAGCATGGGCTGGAGCTCCTGACCGTGTACGCCTGGGAGCAGGGCAGTCAGAATCCCCAGTTCAACATGGCGGAGGGCTTCCGCACCGTGCTGGAGCTGGTTGGCCAGTACCGCCAACTGTGCATCTATTGGACCGTCAACTACAACGCCGAGGACAAAGCCATCGGTGACTTCCTGAAGCTGCAACTTCACAAGCCCAG ACCCATCATCCTGGATCCAGCTGACCCCACAGGCAACCTGGGCCGCAATGCCCGCTGGGACCTGCTTGCCCAGGAGGCTGCAGCCTGCACATCTGCCCTGTGCTGCATGGACAAGGACGGCACCCCCATCAAGCCGTGGCTGGTGAAG GCTTCTGTATGA
- the Oas3 gene encoding 2'-5'-oligoadenylate synthase 3 isoform X1, with amino-acid sequence MDLYQSPASALDKLVAHNLQPSPEFTAAVRGALGSLDTALRKQGAPGSQRARVIRIAKGGAYARGTALRGGCDAELVIFLNCFRSFGDQKTGRTETLGALRASLESWGRHPGPGLIFQFSEPKAAGVLQFRLMSADQKNWMDVSLVPAFDVLGQPRPGVKPTPEVYSSLLSTGCRDGEHAACFTELRRDFVNTRPIKLKNLILLVKHWYGQVQTQETTRSTRATRAMLPPSYALELLTIFAWEQGCRKDNFSLAQGLRTILALIQQNKDLCIYWTENYGFQDPVVGEFLRRQLQRPRPVILDPADPTWDVGNGTAWRWDVLAKEAESCLNQRCFRQPSGAPEQPWEGPGLPCAGILGLGHPIQQDNPDHNTVCPRVSPQTLNPAPALLTSATKEPAMPNTTAYKISKNLEKVAPQRTVPETVSKVSITQTTPSLSVPPASTSTAGSVMGPHLSQIPSKELDSFIQNHLRPSPQFQQQVRQAIDTILRCLREKCEHKASRVSKGGSFGRGTDLRGDCDVELVIFYKVLRDFKGQRSQQAEILCDIRTQLQSWWQGPVHGLSLQFTEQNRPSTLQLRLVSTDLSSWADISVVPAFDAVGQLNSGDIPQPQVYSSLLSSGCQAGEHAACFAELRRNFVNNRPVKLKNLMLLVKHWYHQVATRDKGGEAAGAALPPAYALELLTIFAWDQGCGKPGFSMAEGLRTILRLVQQYRSLCVYWTVNYSIQDPALRAHLLSQLQKARPLILDPADPTWNVGQGSWELLAREAAALESQVCLQSRDGTPVPPWDVMPALLHQTPAGDLDKFISEFLQPDRHFLDQVKKAVDTICSFLKENCFRNSPIKVLKVVKGGSSAKGTALQGRSDADLVVFLSCFRQFSEQGSHRAEVISEIRAQLEACQQKQKFDVKFEISNRKNPRVLSFSLTSQTLLDQSVDFDVLPAFDALGQLRPGSRPDPQVYKDLIHSYSNAGEFSTCFTELQRDFISTRPTKLKSLIRLVKHWYQQCNKMVQGKGSLPPQHGLELLTVYAWEQGSQNPQFNMAEGFRTVLELVGQYRQLCIYWTVNYNAEDKAIGDFLKLQLHKPRPIILDPADPTGNLGRNARWDLLAQEAAACTSALCCMDKDGTPIKPWLVKASV; translated from the exons ATGGACCTGTACCAGTCGCCAGCCAGTGCTCTGGACAAACTTGTGGCCCACAACCTGCAACCATCCCCTGAGTTCACGGCAGCGGTGCGGGGTGCTCTGGGGTCCTTGGACACCGCCCTACGGAAGCAGGGAGCCCCAGGGTCACAGAGAGCAAGGGTGATAAGGATCGCCAAG GGAGGAGCCTACGCCCGGGGCACAGCTCTCAGGGGTGGCTGTGATGCAGAACTTGTCATCTTCCTCAACTGCTTCAGGAGCTTTGGGGACCAGAAGACCGGACGCACAGAGACCCTGGGTGCCTTGCGGGCATCGCTGGAGTCCTGGGGACGCCACCCTGGGCCTGGActgatctttcagttttctgAGCCAAAGGCGGCTGGCGTCTTGCAGTTCCGGCTGATGTCAGCAGATCAGAAAAACTGGATGGATGTTAGCCTGGTGCCTGCCTTTGATGTGCTGG GACAGCCCCGCCCTGGAGTCAAGCCCACACCTGAGGTAtactcctccctcctcagcactGGCTGCCGGGATGGGGAGCACGCAGCCTGCTTCACAGAACTCCGAAGGGACTTTGTGAACACTCGTCCAATCAAGCTTAAGAACTTAATCCTGCTGGTCAAACACTGGTACGGCCAG GTGCAGACGCAGGAGACCACGAGGTCCACGAGGGCCACGAGGGCCATGCTGCCCCCTAGTTATGCCCTGGAGCTGCTCACTATCTTTGCCTGGGAGCAAGGCTGCAGGAAGGACAACTTCAGCCTGGCCCAAGGGCTCCGGACCATCCTGGCCTTGATCCAACAGAACAAGGACCTCTGTATTTACTGGACAGAAAACTATGGCTTCCAGGACCCTGTGGTTGGGGAGTTCTTGCGAAGGCAGCTTCAGAGACCCAG gcccgTGATCCTGGATCCAGCTGACCCAACTTGGGACGTGGGCAACGGGACAGCCTGGCGCTGGGATGTGCTGGCCAAGGAGGCTGAGTCCTGCCTTAATCAGCGATGCTTCCGGCAGCCCTCCGGAGCCCCTGAGCAGCCTTGGGAGGGGCCG GGCCTGCCATGTGCTGGCATCTTGGGTTTGGGCCACCCCATCCAACAAGACAACCCAGACCACAACACTGTGTGTCCAAGAGTCAGCCCGCAGACTTTGAATCCAGCTCCAGCACTGCTGACATCAGCCACCAAGGAACCTGCCATGCCAAACACAACAGCCTATAAAATCAGCAAGAACCTCGAAAAGGTAGCACCTCAAAGAACTGTCCCTGAAACAGTGTCAAAAGTCTCCATCACCCAGACCACTCCATCCTTAAGTGTGCCTCCAGCCAGCACCTCCACCGCTGGGTCAGTGATGGGCCCACATCTGTCACAGATCCCCAGCAAGGAGCTGGACTCCTTCATCCAGAACCACCTGAGACCAAGTCCCCAGTTCCAGCAGCAGGTGAGACAGGCCATTGACACCATCCTGCGTTGCCTCCGGGAGAAGTGTGAGCACAAAGCCTCCAGGGTCAGCAAG GGCGGCTCTTTTGGCCGCGGCACAGACCTCAGGGGTGACTGCGATGTGGAGCTTGTCATCTTTTACAAAGTCCTCAGGGACTTCAAGGGCCAAAGGTCCCAACAAGCAGAGATTCTGTGTGACATTCGGACCCAGCTGCAGTCCTGGTGGCAGGGACCAGTGCATGGACTGAGCCTCCAGTTCACTGAACAGAATAGACCCAGCACTCTGCAGCTCCGGCTGGTGTCCACAGACCTCAGCAGCTGGGCAGACATCAGTGTGGTACCTGCTTTTGATGCTGTGG GGCAGCTGAATTCTGGCGACATACCTCAGCCGCAGGTGtactcctccctcctcagcagcGGCTGCCAGGCCGGGGAGCACGCAGCCTGCTTTGCAGAGCTGCGAAGGAACTTTGTGAACAATCGCCCCGTCAAGCTTAAGAACCTGATGCTCCTGGTCAAACACTGGTACCACCAG GTTGCCACTCGAGATaaaggaggagaagcagcaggtGCTGCTCTGCCCCCAGCCTATGCCCTAGAGCTCCTGACAATCTTTGCCTGGGATCAAGGCTGTGGGAAACCAGGGTTCAGCATGGCTGAAGGCCTGCGGACCATCCTGAGGCTGGTCCAGCAGTATCGGTCACTCTGTGTctactggacagtcaactacagcatacaggaCCCGGCCCTCAGAGCGCATCTTCTCAGCCAGCTTCAGAAAGCCAG GCCTCTAATCCTGGACCCTGCGGACCCCACCTGGAACGTGGGCCAGGGCAGCTGGGAACTGTTAGCTCGGGAGGCAGCAGCTCTGGAGTCACAAGTTTGCCTTCAGAGCAGAGATGGGACTCCTGTCCCACCCTGGGATGTGATG CCAGCCCTTCTTCACCAGACCCCAGCTGGGGACCTGGACAAGTTCATCAGTGAATTCCTCCAGCCCGACCGCCATTTCCTGGATCAAGTAAAGAAAGCCGTAGATACCATATGCTCCTTCCTGAAGGAAAACTGCTTCCGGAATTCTCCCATCAAGGTGCTCAAGGTGGTTAAG GGCGGTTCTTCTGCCAAAGGCACAGCTCTACAAGGGCGCTCGGATGCCGACCTTGTGGTGTTCCTCAGCTGCTTCCGCCAGTTCTCTGAGCAAGGCAGCCACCGGGCAGAGGTCATCTCGGAGATCCGGGCGCAGCTGGAGGCGTGCCAGCAGAAGCAGAAGTTCGATGTCAAGTTTGAGATCTCCAATAGGAAGAATCCCCGAGTTCTCAGCTTCTCCCTGACATCCCAGACACTGCTGGACCAGAGTGTGGACTTTGACGTGCTGCCAGCCTTCGACGCCCTCG GCCAGTTGAGGCCCGGCTCGAGGCCTGATCCCCAGGTCTACAAGGACCTAATCCACAGCTACAGCAATGCAGGCGAGTTCTCTACCTGCTTCACGGAGCTGCAGCGTGACTTCATTAGCACCCGTCCCACCAAACTCAAGAGCTTGATCCGGCTGGTGAAGCACTGGTACCAACAG TGCAACAAGATGGTCCAGGGGAAGGGCTCCTTGCCACCCCAGCATGGGCTGGAGCTCCTGACCGTGTACGCCTGGGAGCAGGGCAGTCAGAATCCCCAGTTCAACATGGCGGAGGGCTTCCGCACCGTGCTGGAGCTGGTTGGCCAGTACCGCCAACTGTGCATCTATTGGACCGTCAACTACAACGCCGAGGACAAAGCCATCGGTGACTTCCTGAAGCTGCAACTTCACAAGCCCAG ACCCATCATCCTGGATCCAGCTGACCCCACAGGCAACCTGGGCCGCAATGCCCGCTGGGACCTGCTTGCCCAGGAGGCTGCAGCCTGCACATCTGCCCTGTGCTGCATGGACAAGGACGGCACCCCCATCAAGCCGTGGCTGGTGAAG GCTTCTGTATGA